In Paucidesulfovibrio longus DSM 6739, a genomic segment contains:
- the sppA gene encoding signal peptide peptidase SppA: protein MKPKAGFSARHPLLFGFALLLMAVVLFTGASAIFRALRVGQDGVGGRTVGVVHLTGMILDGRDVVDFLRELREDDAVEGVLLRVDSPGGAVAPSQEMFRAVRELAEVKPVVASYGSVAASGGYYASCPATLIVANPGSVTGSIGVLMEYVDFSDLAGDLGVRRVLLASGANKGAGSPLEPLTPAQRDQLMGLIMDMHDQFVSDVAVARHMRKDAVAALADGRVFTGRQARDNGLVDELGGYEVALQRLMDLCGMTKRPNLYEGPPVDVPLLDRLMGAGASAGLATFWNERLAPGARFLYR, encoded by the coding sequence ATGAAGCCTAAGGCTGGATTCTCCGCGCGACATCCGCTTCTCTTCGGATTTGCGTTACTATTGATGGCCGTGGTCCTCTTTACGGGGGCCTCGGCCATTTTTCGTGCGCTCCGGGTGGGGCAGGACGGCGTGGGCGGGCGCACCGTGGGCGTGGTCCATCTCACGGGCATGATCCTGGACGGCAGGGACGTTGTCGATTTCCTGCGGGAGCTGCGCGAGGACGACGCCGTGGAAGGCGTGCTCCTGCGCGTGGATTCGCCGGGTGGAGCCGTGGCCCCCTCCCAGGAGATGTTCCGGGCCGTGCGCGAGCTGGCCGAGGTCAAGCCCGTGGTGGCTTCCTACGGTTCGGTCGCCGCTTCGGGCGGATACTACGCCTCTTGCCCGGCCACCCTCATCGTGGCCAACCCCGGCAGCGTGACCGGGTCCATCGGCGTGCTCATGGAATACGTCGATTTCAGCGACCTTGCCGGCGATCTCGGCGTGCGCCGGGTGCTGCTGGCCTCCGGCGCGAACAAGGGCGCAGGCTCGCCCCTGGAGCCGCTGACCCCGGCGCAGCGCGACCAGCTCATGGGGCTGATCATGGACATGCACGACCAGTTCGTCTCGGACGTGGCCGTGGCCCGGCACATGCGCAAGGACGCCGTGGCCGCGCTGGCGGACGGGCGCGTGTTCACGGGTCGGCAGGCCAGGGACAACGGGCTGGTGGACGAACTCGGCGGGTACGAGGTCGCCTTGCAGCGGCTCATGGACCTTTGCGGCATGACCAAGCGCCCCAATCTTTACGAAGGCCCCCCGGTGGACGTGCCGCTTCTGGACAGGCTCATGGGCGCGGGCGCCTCCGCTGGGCTGGCCACGTTCTGGAACGAGAGACTCGCGCCCGGCGCACGCTTTCTGTATAGATAG
- a CDS encoding DUF3100 domain-containing protein encodes MTDAIKNVKVHLVVLVLVCVSELIGILKFDVGPGTLVLLPMLYAVFLGTFLGPKFLKVVNDKDMLDSSTLVSLTLMLLMARYGTLVGPKFFEILKAGPALILQEFGNIGTLVIGIPIAMFLGLRREAVGAAHSIAREPNVALIGDIYGLDSPEGRGVMGVYICGTVFGTIFYGLAASFLSVLDVFHPYALAMAAGVGSASMMTATVGSLSAHYPAMADKIQAFGVASNTLSGLDGVYMSMFIALPLSNKLYNLLYRLRFGKTEEA; translated from the coding sequence ATGACAGACGCAATCAAAAACGTGAAGGTCCATCTCGTCGTGCTCGTGCTGGTGTGCGTGTCCGAGCTGATCGGGATACTCAAATTCGATGTGGGGCCGGGCACTCTGGTGCTGCTGCCCATGCTCTACGCCGTGTTCCTCGGCACCTTTCTCGGCCCCAAGTTTCTCAAGGTCGTCAACGACAAGGACATGCTGGATTCCAGCACCCTGGTCAGCCTGACCCTGATGCTGCTCATGGCCCGCTACGGCACGCTCGTCGGCCCGAAGTTCTTCGAGATCCTCAAGGCCGGGCCTGCGCTGATTCTTCAGGAGTTCGGCAACATCGGCACCCTCGTGATCGGCATTCCCATCGCCATGTTCCTGGGCCTGCGGCGCGAGGCCGTGGGCGCGGCCCACTCCATCGCCCGCGAGCCCAACGTGGCCCTCATCGGCGACATCTACGGGCTGGATTCCCCCGAAGGGCGCGGCGTCATGGGCGTGTACATCTGCGGCACCGTGTTCGGAACCATCTTTTACGGCCTTGCCGCCTCGTTCCTGAGCGTGCTGGACGTGTTCCACCCCTATGCCCTGGCCATGGCCGCGGGCGTCGGCTCGGCGAGCATGATGACCGCCACCGTGGGCAGCCTCAGCGCCCACTATCCGGCCATGGCGGACAAGATCCAGGCGTTCGGCGTTGCCAGCAACACCCTCTCCGGCCTGGACGGCGTGTACATGTCCATGTTCATCGCCCTGCCCCTTTCCAACAAGCTCTACAACCTGCTGTACCGGCTCAGGTTCGGTAAGACCGAGGAGGCCTAG
- a CDS encoding amidohydrolase, whose protein sequence is MPLNAEIASWIADMKAVRHRLHTNPEVGTGTVGTVAFVKEQLRSYGVGFEDIGENSLLARIEGRGPGKTVALRGDMDALETQEETGLPYQSAVKGRAHACGHDGHTATLLAVARHLAGHRDFDGAVLLLFQSGEEGYDGALKVIEDGLFEKHDIDFIFGLHNWPGYATDQVVVHFGAAMASEDRFEILVRGKSGHASMPHGCVEPFAAVADIVKSAQSIVGRKVSAHDKAVVSITQVHGGSADNIIPDEVVIHGNVRTCDGAVQDLIEESLGRVAEGVARMYGVEATLTYRRKHPVLVNTMPEPARAAAAAVVGEDNVLTGELPVMGSEDFAFYLRHVPGCFLWVGNGKDSALLHNSKYDFNDEVILVGASVFVELVRQVL, encoded by the coding sequence ATGCCTTTGAATGCGGAGATCGCGTCCTGGATAGCGGACATGAAGGCCGTCCGGCACCGCCTGCACACCAATCCCGAGGTGGGCACGGGCACCGTCGGCACCGTGGCCTTCGTCAAGGAGCAGCTCCGGTCCTACGGCGTCGGATTCGAGGACATCGGAGAGAATTCCCTGCTGGCCCGGATCGAAGGACGCGGTCCGGGCAAGACCGTGGCCCTGCGCGGAGACATGGACGCCCTGGAAACCCAGGAGGAGACCGGACTTCCCTACCAGTCCGCGGTCAAGGGACGCGCGCACGCCTGCGGACACGACGGGCACACCGCCACGCTGCTGGCCGTGGCGCGCCACCTCGCGGGCCATAGGGACTTCGACGGCGCGGTGCTGCTGCTCTTCCAGTCCGGCGAGGAAGGCTACGACGGCGCGCTGAAGGTCATCGAGGACGGGCTGTTCGAGAAGCATGACATCGACTTCATCTTCGGCCTGCACAACTGGCCAGGATACGCCACGGATCAGGTCGTGGTCCACTTCGGCGCGGCCATGGCCTCGGAAGACCGCTTCGAGATTCTGGTTCGCGGCAAGAGCGGCCACGCCTCCATGCCCCACGGCTGCGTCGAGCCCTTCGCCGCGGTGGCGGACATCGTCAAGAGCGCGCAGTCCATCGTGGGGCGGAAGGTTTCCGCCCACGACAAGGCCGTGGTCAGCATCACCCAGGTGCACGGCGGCAGCGCGGACAACATCATCCCGGACGAGGTCGTCATCCACGGCAACGTGCGCACCTGCGACGGCGCGGTGCAGGATCTCATCGAGGAGTCTCTCGGCCGGGTGGCCGAGGGCGTGGCGCGCATGTACGGGGTCGAGGCGACCCTGACCTATCGCCGCAAGCATCCCGTGCTCGTGAACACCATGCCGGAACCGGCCCGCGCCGCAGCGGCCGCCGTGGTCGGGGAGGACAACGTGCTCACCGGGGAACTTCCGGTCATGGGCTCCGAGGACTTCGCCTTCTACCTCCGGCACGTTCCGGGCTGCTTCCTCTGGGTCGGCAACGGCAAGGATTCCGCTCTGCTGCACAACAGCAAGTACGACTTCAACGACGAGGTCATCCTGGTGGGCGCTTCCGTGTTCGTGGAGCTGGTCCGTCAGGTTCTCTAA
- the phoU gene encoding phosphate signaling complex protein PhoU → MEQRAHFSHKLEELKMLVLRMAALSEKAVHNAIKGMFELDGELAEEVINHDCDINNLEDEIDRFVVETLALDQPMATDLRFLVGVSRITINLERLGDEAVNLAHRTLFLATRPPLPFNQKMEMLAETAKNMVSLAVKAFVDRDVKLAEKVCVMDNEADELNIKLLKEYISSMVTETRIVERGVHSILSARHLERVADLATNISESVIFIVEGVNVKHRCKA, encoded by the coding sequence ATGGAACAGAGAGCGCATTTTTCGCATAAGCTCGAAGAGTTGAAGATGCTCGTGCTGCGCATGGCCGCCTTGAGCGAAAAGGCCGTGCACAACGCGATCAAGGGCATGTTCGAACTCGACGGCGAACTGGCCGAGGAAGTCATCAACCATGACTGCGACATCAACAATCTCGAGGACGAGATCGACCGCTTCGTGGTCGAGACCCTGGCCCTGGACCAGCCCATGGCCACGGACCTGCGCTTCCTCGTGGGCGTGAGCCGCATCACCATCAACCTGGAGCGCCTGGGCGACGAGGCCGTGAACCTGGCCCACAGGACGCTGTTTTTGGCCACCCGGCCGCCCCTGCCGTTCAACCAGAAGATGGAAATGCTCGCCGAGACGGCCAAGAACATGGTTTCCCTGGCGGTGAAGGCTTTTGTGGACCGCGACGTGAAGCTGGCCGAAAAGGTCTGCGTCATGGACAACGAGGCCGACGAGCTGAACATCAAGCTGCTCAAGGAATACATCTCCAGCATGGTCACCGAGACGCGCATCGTCGAGCGCGGGGTGCATTCCATCCTCAGCGCGCGCCACCTGGAGCGCGTCGCGGACCTGGCCACGAACATTTCCGAGAGCGTGATATTCATCGTCGAGGGCGTGAACGTGAAGCACCGCTGCAAGGCCTGA
- a CDS encoding 30S ribosomal protein S1, whose translation MEETAKQNVSPESPEMEMSFEKALEDYLSPEFGDLEEGSIVPGEVVKIDKDHVLVDVNFKSEGQIPVGEFLDAEGNLTVAVGDKVDVFVSNKDEGEGTIHLSREKAKRMQLFDRLEELQEKDNITKGRIMRRIKGGYTVDLGGVEAFLPGSHVDLRPVPDMDALVSQEFEFKILKINRRRSNVIVSRRVLLEEQRGEQREKLLETLAEEQIVTGKVKNITEYGVFVDLGGLDGLLHITDMSWKRIRHPKEMVGLGDELELKVLNFDRDSQKVSLGLKQLSADPWENIGGKYPEGARFTGTVTNLADYGAFVELETGVEGLVHISEMSWTRKLRHPSQMVHVGDEVEVVVLGVDPDKKRISLGMKQIKPNPWDVVAEKYPEGTILEGAIKNITEFGVFIGIEEGIDGLIHVSDISWTKKIRHPSEVYKAGDVVQAKVLTVDKENEKFTLGVKQLTEDPWSQVPAKYPVGQLITGQVTNITDFGLFVEVEEGIEGLVHVSEISRKKIKSPSELYKEGDSIEAKVIHVSADERRLGLSIKQIKDEAEQRRRPAAASKGYSSGAPETGNTLGDLLRQKLEAAEEARAEGDEESGEDEA comes from the coding sequence ATGGAAGAAACAGCGAAACAGAATGTTTCCCCCGAGTCTCCTGAAATGGAGATGAGTTTTGAGAAAGCGCTTGAGGACTACCTGAGCCCTGAATTCGGGGATCTCGAAGAAGGCAGCATCGTCCCGGGCGAAGTGGTCAAGATCGACAAGGACCACGTTCTCGTGGACGTCAATTTCAAGTCCGAGGGCCAGATTCCGGTCGGGGAATTCCTCGACGCGGAAGGCAACCTGACCGTGGCCGTCGGCGACAAGGTGGACGTTTTCGTCTCCAACAAGGACGAAGGCGAAGGCACCATTCATCTCTCCCGTGAAAAAGCCAAGCGGATGCAGCTCTTCGACCGCCTTGAGGAGCTTCAGGAAAAGGACAACATCACCAAGGGACGCATCATGCGCCGGATCAAGGGCGGCTACACCGTCGATCTCGGCGGCGTGGAGGCCTTCCTGCCCGGTTCCCACGTGGACCTGCGCCCCGTGCCCGATATGGACGCCCTGGTTTCCCAGGAGTTCGAGTTCAAGATCCTGAAGATCAACCGCCGCCGTTCCAACGTGATCGTTTCCCGCCGTGTGCTTCTTGAGGAGCAGCGCGGCGAGCAGCGCGAAAAGCTGCTGGAGACCCTGGCCGAAGAGCAGATCGTCACGGGCAAGGTCAAAAACATCACCGAGTACGGCGTGTTCGTGGACCTCGGCGGTCTCGACGGCCTGCTGCACATCACCGATATGTCCTGGAAGCGCATCCGTCATCCGAAAGAGATGGTCGGACTGGGCGACGAGCTGGAACTGAAGGTTCTGAACTTCGACCGCGATTCCCAGAAGGTTTCCCTCGGCCTGAAGCAGCTTTCCGCCGACCCGTGGGAAAACATCGGGGGCAAGTACCCCGAAGGCGCCCGCTTCACCGGCACCGTCACGAACCTGGCCGACTACGGCGCGTTCGTGGAGCTGGAGACCGGCGTCGAGGGCCTGGTGCACATCTCCGAGATGTCCTGGACCCGCAAGCTGCGTCACCCCTCCCAGATGGTGCATGTGGGCGACGAGGTCGAGGTCGTCGTCCTCGGCGTCGATCCCGACAAGAAGCGCATCTCCCTGGGCATGAAGCAGATCAAGCCCAATCCCTGGGACGTGGTCGCCGAGAAGTACCCCGAGGGAACCATCCTTGAGGGCGCCATCAAGAACATCACCGAGTTCGGCGTGTTCATCGGCATCGAGGAAGGCATCGACGGCCTGATCCACGTGTCCGACATCTCCTGGACCAAGAAGATCCGCCATCCTTCCGAAGTCTACAAGGCCGGCGACGTGGTCCAGGCCAAGGTGCTGACCGTGGACAAGGAGAACGAGAAGTTCACCCTGGGCGTGAAGCAGCTCACCGAGGATCCCTGGTCCCAGGTGCCCGCCAAGTACCCCGTGGGCCAGCTGATCACCGGCCAGGTGACCAACATCACCGACTTCGGCCTGTTCGTGGAAGTGGAAGAGGGCATCGAGGGCCTGGTCCACGTCTCCGAGATCAGCCGCAAGAAGATCAAGAGCCCTTCCGAGCTGTACAAGGAAGGCGACAGCATCGAGGCCAAGGTCATCCACGTCTCTGCGGACGAGCGCCGTCTGGGCCTGTCCATCAAGCAGATCAAGGATGAGGCCGAGCAGCGTCGCCGTCCGGCCGCCGCGAGCAAGGGTTATTCCTCCGGTGCCCCCGAGACCGGCAACACCCTGGGCGACCTCCTGCGTCAGAAGCTGGAAGCCGCCGAGGAAGCCCGTGCCGAGGGTGACGAGGAGTCCGGCGAGGATGAAGCCTAA
- a CDS encoding glycosyltransferase — MRIVHFSTNSLAGMPLRLVQGLNAHTPHEARLVDLERYSLEKLGWYEHDIVFGETPEAAVRAAEEADVLHLHNYLDLDSRAFAPIDFRALQRRGKLVLRQFHSIPEVVADRMGAPLARVLGCELPALVISHYPERFYPQARVVPNFVPQDEPAYRPPAEDAPSGCDLFFSPTKLTSAWENRWNTKGAPEVEALMLALAAETGCTCETAHGLPLAEVLRRRSRARIVLDDMSNGSMHLSGLEGISQGKPVLAYLDERQLRVLAEMAGVSSQPYLNVRLEDARPVLRRLLAAPDEAREMGAEARRWLVRHFSDRQLVGRYVDAYEELAGGGGLSRQKSLRLDGALARFQAVELPELAWRARAARRGGGEH; from the coding sequence CTCGTGGACCTCGAACGCTACTCCCTGGAAAAGCTCGGCTGGTACGAGCACGACATCGTCTTCGGCGAAACGCCCGAAGCCGCCGTGCGGGCCGCCGAAGAAGCCGACGTGCTGCACCTGCACAACTATCTCGACCTGGACTCCCGCGCGTTCGCGCCCATCGACTTCCGCGCGCTGCAACGGCGCGGCAAGCTCGTGCTGCGCCAGTTCCATTCCATTCCCGAAGTGGTCGCGGACCGCATGGGCGCGCCCCTGGCGCGGGTGCTCGGCTGCGAGCTGCCCGCCCTGGTCATCAGCCATTACCCGGAACGGTTCTATCCGCAGGCGCGGGTGGTGCCGAACTTCGTGCCCCAGGACGAGCCCGCCTACCGGCCTCCGGCGGAGGATGCGCCGTCCGGCTGCGATCTTTTCTTCAGCCCCACCAAGCTGACCAGCGCCTGGGAAAACCGCTGGAACACCAAGGGCGCGCCCGAAGTCGAGGCCTTGATGCTGGCGCTGGCCGCGGAGACGGGCTGCACCTGCGAGACGGCGCACGGCCTGCCCCTGGCCGAGGTGCTGCGCCGCCGGAGCCGGGCGCGCATCGTGCTCGACGACATGTCCAACGGATCCATGCACCTTTCCGGGCTGGAGGGCATCAGCCAGGGCAAGCCGGTTCTCGCCTATCTGGACGAGCGGCAGCTGCGGGTGCTGGCCGAGATGGCGGGCGTCAGCTCCCAGCCCTATCTGAACGTCCGCCTGGAGGACGCCCGGCCCGTGCTGCGGCGGCTGCTGGCCGCGCCGGACGAGGCCCGCGAAATGGGCGCGGAGGCGCGGCGCTGGCTGGTGCGCCATTTCTCGGACCGCCAGCTCGTGGGCCGCTATGTGGATGCCTACGAGGAGCTGGCAGGCGGCGGCGGGCTCTCGCGGCAGAAATCCCTGCGCCTGGACGGCGCGCTGGCCCGCTTCCAGGCCGTGGAATTGCCGGAGCTGGCCTGGCGGGCCAGGGCTGCGCGCCGAGGCGGCGGCGAGCATTGA
- the pstB gene encoding phosphate ABC transporter ATP-binding protein PstB, giving the protein MPEIKVSSVNLNFFYGDFKALEDISLDFEANQVTALIGPSGCGKSTYLRCINRMNDLIAGTRVEGRLTLDGEDVYAPGIDVVALRRRIGMVFQKPNPFPKTIYENVAYGLRVNGVSDKRLLDARVEESLKGAALWDEVKDRLHSSALGLSGGQQQRLCIARALAVQPEVLLMDEPASALDPIATQKIEDLIHELKRDFTIIIVTHSMQQAARVSDRTAFFYMGRLIEVDTTKSMFTKPKNKQTEDYITGRFG; this is encoded by the coding sequence GTGCCCGAAATAAAAGTTTCTTCGGTCAATCTCAATTTCTTTTACGGGGACTTCAAGGCCCTTGAGGACATCAGCCTGGACTTCGAAGCGAACCAGGTCACGGCCCTCATCGGCCCCTCCGGTTGCGGAAAAAGCACGTACCTGCGCTGCATCAACCGCATGAACGACCTCATCGCGGGAACCCGCGTGGAAGGGCGTCTGACCCTCGACGGCGAGGACGTCTACGCGCCCGGAATCGACGTGGTCGCCCTGCGCAGACGGATCGGCATGGTCTTTCAGAAGCCGAACCCCTTTCCCAAGACCATATATGAAAACGTGGCCTACGGCCTGCGCGTCAACGGCGTGAGCGACAAGCGCCTGCTCGACGCCCGGGTCGAGGAAAGCCTCAAGGGCGCCGCGCTCTGGGACGAGGTCAAGGACCGGCTGCACTCCTCGGCGCTGGGCCTTTCCGGCGGCCAGCAGCAGCGGCTCTGCATCGCCCGGGCGCTCGCCGTGCAGCCGGAAGTGCTGCTCATGGACGAGCCCGCCTCGGCCCTCGACCCCATCGCCACCCAGAAGATCGAGGATCTGATCCACGAACTGAAACGCGACTTCACGATCATCATCGTGACCCACTCCATGCAGCAGGCGGCGCGCGTTTCCGACCGGACGGCCTTTTTCTACATGGGCAGGCTCATCGAGGTGGACACCACCAAGTCCATGTTCACCAAGCCCAAGAACAAGCAGACCGAAGACTATATCACAGGCCGCTTCGGCTAG
- a CDS encoding L-serine ammonia-lyase, iron-sulfur-dependent, subunit alpha, whose protein sequence is MDSLQQLYKVGNGPSSSHTMGPQKAALRFLERTPQAAGYRVTLLGSLAATGRGHLTDMTIQRTLGEERTEIVWKPEEIRPFHPNALVFEALDREGAPLDLPGSVWEVYSVGGGTIVEAGEPRRKAVDVYPHTTLTEIMEHCRSENLELWEYVESVEGAEIWPFLEDRWRDMNHSVVQGLSRTGVLPGALRYPRKANSFLRKARLQTGALRSTGMTFAYALAVAEENASGGRVVTAPTCGSAGLVPAVLRSIAEDHGLEECEILRAMAVGGLVGNLVKENASISGAEVGCQGEIGTACAMAAAMTAFLFGGSLRQIDYAAEMALEHHLGMTCDPVGGYVQVPCIERNAVSAVRAVNTAQYTLFTDGEHRISFDQVVRTMGETGRDLKCGYRETSLAGLAKHGCGPA, encoded by the coding sequence ATGGATTCCCTGCAACAGCTCTACAAGGTCGGCAACGGCCCTTCCAGCAGTCATACCATGGGGCCGCAAAAAGCGGCCCTGCGGTTTCTGGAACGCACGCCCCAGGCGGCGGGCTACCGCGTGACCCTGCTCGGCAGCCTCGCGGCCACGGGCCGGGGCCATCTGACGGACATGACGATCCAGCGCACCCTCGGTGAGGAGCGCACGGAAATCGTCTGGAAACCCGAAGAAATCCGGCCTTTCCATCCCAACGCCCTCGTCTTCGAGGCGCTGGACAGGGAGGGAGCGCCGCTGGATCTGCCCGGCTCTGTCTGGGAGGTCTACAGCGTGGGCGGCGGAACCATCGTGGAGGCGGGCGAACCACGGCGCAAGGCCGTGGACGTCTACCCGCACACGACGCTCACGGAGATCATGGAGCATTGCCGCTCCGAGAATCTGGAGCTGTGGGAATACGTGGAATCCGTCGAAGGGGCCGAAATCTGGCCGTTTCTGGAAGACAGGTGGCGGGACATGAACCACTCGGTGGTGCAGGGCCTCTCCCGTACGGGAGTGTTGCCCGGAGCGCTTCGCTACCCGCGCAAGGCCAATTCCTTTCTGAGGAAGGCGCGATTGCAGACCGGCGCGCTGCGCTCCACGGGCATGACGTTCGCCTATGCCCTCGCCGTTGCGGAAGAAAACGCATCGGGCGGACGAGTGGTCACGGCGCCTACCTGCGGTTCCGCCGGGCTGGTTCCCGCCGTGCTTCGCTCCATAGCCGAGGACCATGGCCTTGAGGAGTGCGAAATCCTCAGGGCCATGGCCGTCGGCGGACTCGTCGGCAACCTGGTCAAGGAGAACGCGTCCATCTCCGGGGCCGAGGTGGGCTGCCAGGGAGAGATCGGCACGGCCTGCGCCATGGCCGCCGCCATGACGGCGTTTCTGTTCGGCGGCTCCCTCCGGCAGATCGACTACGCCGCGGAAATGGCACTGGAGCACCATCTGGGCATGACCTGCGACCCGGTCGGCGGCTACGTCCAGGTGCCATGCATCGAGCGCAACGCCGTTTCCGCCGTCCGCGCCGTGAACACCGCGCAGTACACGCTCTTCACGGACGGGGAGCATCGCATCAGCTTTGATCAGGTCGTGCGGACCATGGGCGAGACGGGGCGGGATCTCAAGTGCGGCTACCGGGAGACTTCCCTGGCCGGATTGGCCAAGCACGGCTGCGGCCCGGCCTGA
- a CDS encoding AMIN domain-containing protein: MRRRDLKLTMLSAVLALTLCCGAALAAGDETPWKVRRPADNTVLPSEFVHRPGAGEPLPADAGTDAPDGRSETEGGDAVAAAKPAQEAESKAEKPERDTASEEQARPAPTPSASSGTPAADMGRAGNLESVNLAKGVALFLPLDRPAAEPRTFVLKQPARMVFDLMGAWDNVGSNVYRLDSPLVEKVVMGEHAEFLRLVVYLNEAAGVTSLAAKTTFTPEGMRLELDAE; encoded by the coding sequence ATGCGCAGACGAGATTTGAAATTGACCATGCTTTCGGCGGTTCTGGCGCTGACGCTCTGCTGCGGCGCGGCCCTTGCCGCCGGGGACGAGACGCCCTGGAAGGTGCGGCGGCCCGCCGACAACACCGTCCTGCCCTCGGAGTTCGTGCACCGACCCGGTGCGGGAGAGCCGCTCCCGGCAGACGCCGGAACCGATGCTCCGGACGGCCGCTCCGAAACCGAGGGGGGGGATGCCGTGGCCGCGGCCAAACCCGCGCAAGAAGCTGAAAGCAAGGCCGAAAAACCGGAACGGGACACCGCGTCCGAGGAACAGGCCCGGCCCGCGCCGACTCCTTCCGCATCCTCCGGGACGCCTGCGGCGGACATGGGCCGCGCCGGCAACCTGGAATCCGTGAACCTGGCCAAGGGCGTGGCGCTGTTTCTGCCGCTGGACCGTCCGGCGGCCGAGCCGCGCACCTTCGTGCTCAAGCAGCCCGCGCGGATGGTCTTCGACCTCATGGGCGCCTGGGACAACGTCGGCTCCAACGTCTACCGCCTGGATTCCCCGCTGGTCGAGAAGGTCGTGATGGGCGAGCACGCGGAGTTTCTTCGGCTGGTGGTCTATCTCAACGAAGCGGCGGGCGTGACGAGCCTTGCGGCCAAGACCACCTTCACTCCGGAAGGGATGCGGCTCGAACTCGACGCGGAATAG